The Pseudomonas allokribbensis genome has a window encoding:
- the mksF gene encoding Mks condensin complex protein MksF — translation MSQERYGIRRFALLNTAGYSLGLFPLEEPLSVYGANNLGKSASINALQFPILARMSDMSFGKYSLEQSRRFYFASDTSYILVEVNLPHGPHVIGVVGRGPGGGFGHQFFAYAGKLDLAHYQKNDTCLRQKELFSNLEKEGLKAYELKPDELRRLLVGGHTSIPLDLTLIPLRSTSEQSLKTFRALFINLLHMREITAAKLKQLFLDAFEHSLRSGSVDYIAACEEAFRDVRRMEQDYNSLVAAGPLVEALANGVKQRDVLRGKLHRLSPLLDSLLGTWSDYAGARKEELAIQAEHYRREQDDLQNDQRGGTQELMRLEREISGIQRWLGELSVLKNRFALVDDVKVLEQQLLAAKDAHDELAGALAQSRQFSAEDLEERLRDLEKRLKSVKQQLDHADNNSYARLREEFSQQDVERLMRLFNSALFSLPLGEHGITLDEDGEWVKSVELILDGFKGERFEVPGLSIDISHIEPPALQALADRAALRDQKERLEKELKQLKTQQAVAADRAASKTQTEALYQQVLDAQKALEDFRRTQTLSAEEGDKLEQLAQMEAAQDELKRSSDAFTERVQQLSAKLQLVGRQIADMEAKQRTLDDALRRRQLLPADLPFGTPFMDPVDDSMDNLLPLLNDYQDSWQGLLRADGQIEALYAQVRLKGVAKFDSEDDMERRLSLLINAYAHRTDEALTLGKARRAAVTDIARTLRNIRSDYDSLEHQLALFNREINKRQVSNLQSFRIVLAPNKEALKHIDQIIHSAGQYEEGETLSVFDLSQSAEQDNKNEDAKEYLARLVAANHNQLGLKDLFELAFEITKVNGQPVIHTDIDGAASNGTTMTIKALTNMYLLLHLMDRDLAGRVRLPYYLDEAADIDEKNQAALLETSLQLGFVPILASVKPQVCASVAIDLEGGSGPAGIYIDEADWKYIRRHDVVKATINVEADEPELDAV, via the coding sequence ATGAGCCAGGAACGCTACGGCATCCGCCGCTTTGCCCTTTTGAACACCGCCGGTTACAGCCTCGGCCTGTTTCCGCTGGAAGAACCGCTATCGGTCTACGGCGCGAACAACCTGGGTAAATCCGCCTCGATCAACGCCTTGCAGTTCCCGATCCTGGCGCGCATGTCGGACATGAGTTTCGGCAAGTACAGCCTGGAACAATCCCGGCGTTTCTACTTTGCCTCCGACACCAGCTACATCCTCGTCGAAGTGAACCTGCCCCACGGCCCGCACGTGATCGGCGTGGTCGGTCGCGGCCCGGGTGGCGGTTTCGGTCACCAGTTCTTTGCCTACGCCGGCAAGCTTGATCTGGCGCACTACCAGAAAAACGACACCTGCCTGCGTCAGAAAGAACTGTTCAGCAACCTTGAGAAGGAAGGCCTGAAAGCCTACGAACTCAAGCCTGATGAACTGCGCCGTTTGCTGGTTGGCGGTCATACGTCGATCCCGCTGGATCTGACCCTGATCCCGCTGCGCTCCACCAGCGAGCAGAGCCTGAAGACTTTCCGCGCGCTGTTCATCAACCTGCTGCACATGCGCGAAATCACCGCAGCCAAGCTCAAGCAATTGTTCCTCGATGCCTTCGAACACAGCCTGCGTTCCGGCAGCGTCGATTACATTGCGGCGTGCGAAGAAGCTTTCCGCGACGTGCGTCGCATGGAACAGGACTACAACTCGCTGGTGGCGGCCGGCCCGCTGGTCGAAGCCTTGGCCAACGGCGTGAAACAGCGCGACGTGCTGCGCGGCAAGCTGCATCGCCTGTCGCCACTGCTCGATTCGTTGCTCGGCACCTGGTCGGATTACGCCGGTGCGCGCAAAGAAGAACTGGCGATCCAGGCCGAACATTACCGTCGCGAGCAGGACGACCTGCAAAACGATCAGCGCGGTGGCACCCAGGAGCTGATGCGTCTGGAGCGGGAAATCTCCGGCATTCAGCGCTGGCTCGGTGAGTTGTCGGTACTGAAAAACCGCTTTGCACTGGTCGATGACGTCAAGGTGCTGGAGCAGCAACTGCTGGCCGCCAAGGACGCTCACGATGAACTGGCCGGTGCGCTGGCGCAGTCCCGTCAATTCAGCGCCGAGGATCTCGAAGAACGTCTGCGGGATCTGGAAAAACGCCTGAAGTCGGTGAAACAGCAACTCGATCACGCCGACAACAACAGCTACGCCCGCCTGCGTGAAGAGTTCTCGCAACAGGACGTCGAACGCCTGATGCGTCTGTTCAACAGCGCGCTGTTCAGCCTGCCGCTGGGCGAACACGGCATCACCCTCGACGAGGACGGCGAGTGGGTCAAATCGGTCGAGCTGATCCTCGACGGCTTCAAGGGCGAGCGTTTCGAAGTGCCGGGCCTGTCGATCGACATCTCGCACATCGAGCCGCCGGCCCTGCAAGCGCTGGCCGACCGTGCCGCGCTACGCGATCAGAAAGAGCGTCTGGAAAAAGAACTCAAGCAACTGAAAACCCAGCAAGCCGTGGCCGCCGACCGCGCCGCGAGCAAGACCCAGACCGAAGCGCTGTACCAGCAGGTGCTGGATGCGCAGAAAGCTTTGGAAGACTTCCGCCGCACCCAGACCCTGAGCGCCGAAGAAGGTGACAAGCTGGAGCAACTGGCGCAGATGGAAGCCGCGCAGGACGAACTCAAGCGTTCCAGCGATGCGTTCACCGAGCGCGTCCAGCAACTGTCGGCCAAGCTGCAACTGGTCGGCCGGCAGATCGCCGACATGGAAGCCAAGCAACGCACCCTCGACGATGCCCTGCGTCGCCGTCAGTTGCTACCGGCGGATCTGCCATTCGGCACGCCGTTCATGGATCCGGTCGACGATTCGATGGACAACCTGCTGCCGCTGCTCAACGACTATCAGGACAGCTGGCAAGGCTTGCTGCGTGCCGATGGCCAGATCGAAGCGCTGTACGCGCAAGTGCGCCTCAAAGGCGTGGCCAAGTTCGACAGCGAAGACGACATGGAGCGCCGTCTGTCGTTGCTGATCAACGCTTACGCGCACCGTACCGACGAAGCCCTGACCCTCGGCAAGGCGCGTCGCGCAGCCGTGACCGATATCGCGCGGACCCTGCGCAATATCCGCAGCGACTACGACAGCCTCGAGCACCAACTGGCGCTGTTCAACCGCGAGATCAACAAGCGTCAGGTCTCCAACCTGCAGAGCTTCCGCATCGTGCTCGCGCCGAACAAGGAAGCGCTCAAGCACATCGACCAGATCATCCACAGCGCCGGTCAGTACGAAGAAGGCGAAACCCTGTCGGTGTTCGACCTGAGCCAGAGCGCGGAACAGGACAACAAGAACGAAGATGCCAAGGAATACCTGGCACGTCTGGTGGCGGCGAACCACAACCAGCTCGGCCTCAAGGACTTGTTCGAACTGGCGTTCGAGATCACCAAGGTCAACGGCCAGCCGGTGATCCACACCGACATCGATGGCGCGGCGTCCAACGGCACCACGATGACCATCAAGGCGCTGACCAACATGTACTTGTTGCTGCACTTGATGGACCGCGACCTGGCCGGTCGCGTGCGCCTGCCGTACTACCTCGACGAGGCGGCGGACATCGACGAGAAGAACCAGGCAGCATTGCTGGAAACCAGCCTGCAACTGGGCTTCGTGCCGATTCTGGCGAGCGTGAAGCCGCAGGTCTGCGCCAGTGTCGCCATCGACCTGGAAGGCGGCAGCGGCCCGGCCGGCATCTACATCGACGAGGCGGACTGGAAATACATCCGCCGTCACGATGTGGTGAAAGCCACCATCAATGTCGAAGCGGACGAGCCGGAGCTGGATGCGGTTTGA
- a CDS encoding intermembrane transport protein PqiB, which yields MTDLPVAKTRPASNWSAIWVLPLIALIIGGWLGWRAYNETGIEIQVRFESGEGIQANKTEVVYKGMPVGKVKALKLDDEGGTKGVIATIEMNKDVDQYLKTSTRFWLVKPSVTLAGITGLETLVSGNYVAISPGEGEPTRKFKALAEEPPLSDSKPGLHLTIKADRLGSLNRGSPVFYKQIKVGQIKSYVLSEDQSTVELKVFIEPTYAKLVRKHTRFWNASGISIDANLSGVKVRSESLASIVAGGIAFATPENRKDSPPTDPSLPFRLYEDFDAAAAGIRVKVKLSDFEGLQAGRTPVMYKGIQVGNLKALKIDPDLSSATAELTLDPLAEEYLVTGTQFWVVKPSISLAGITGLEALVKGNYIAVRPGDKGGAPQREFEARPKAPPLDLRSPGLHLVLFTDTLGSIDVGSPILYKQVKVGSVQSYQFSKTRKQLVIGVHIEKEYENLVNASTRFWNVSGVTLTGGLTGGIQVKSESLQTLMAGGIAFETPQAKAPLQKRIPRFRLFANHDDANQKGAVVTIKVDRADGLRSGTPIRFKGLDVGKIESVDLTDDLQSVILTARITEVPEKIARVGSQFWVVKPELGLIKTSNLETLVTGQYLEVQPAAKNLGPQKNFVALDNPPELAKQEAGLSLVLSAARRGSLKPGVPVTYREITVGKVTGYELGQTADRVLVHILIEPKYVPLVRSGSRFWNTSGVGFDIGLFKGVTVRTESLETAIQGGIAFATPDGERMGNPARAEQTFALFDKFEDEWLTWAPKIPLGK from the coding sequence ATGACTGATTTGCCTGTAGCGAAAACCCGACCGGCTTCGAACTGGTCTGCCATTTGGGTACTGCCCCTGATTGCCCTGATCATCGGCGGCTGGCTGGGATGGCGTGCCTACAACGAAACCGGCATCGAGATTCAGGTGCGCTTCGAAAGCGGTGAAGGTATCCAGGCCAACAAGACCGAAGTGGTCTACAAAGGCATGCCAGTCGGCAAGGTCAAAGCCCTCAAGCTCGACGACGAAGGCGGCACCAAAGGCGTGATCGCCACCATCGAAATGAACAAGGATGTCGATCAATACCTGAAGACCAGTACCCGCTTCTGGCTGGTCAAACCGAGTGTGACACTGGCTGGTATCACCGGTCTGGAAACCCTGGTATCAGGTAACTATGTCGCGATCAGCCCGGGTGAAGGCGAGCCGACCCGCAAGTTCAAGGCCCTGGCCGAAGAGCCGCCGCTGTCGGACTCCAAACCCGGCCTGCACCTGACGATCAAGGCGGATCGCCTGGGTTCGCTGAACCGTGGCAGCCCCGTGTTCTACAAGCAGATCAAGGTTGGCCAGATCAAGAGTTACGTGCTGTCGGAAGACCAGAGCACTGTCGAACTCAAAGTGTTCATCGAGCCGACCTACGCCAAACTGGTGCGCAAACATACGCGCTTCTGGAACGCCAGCGGCATCAGCATCGACGCCAACCTGTCCGGGGTGAAAGTGCGCAGCGAGTCCCTGGCCAGCATCGTCGCCGGCGGTATTGCCTTCGCTACGCCGGAGAACCGCAAGGACAGCCCGCCGACCGATCCGAGCCTGCCGTTCCGCCTCTACGAAGACTTCGATGCGGCCGCCGCCGGCATCCGCGTGAAGGTCAAACTCAGCGATTTCGAAGGTTTGCAGGCCGGTCGTACGCCGGTGATGTACAAGGGCATTCAGGTCGGTAACCTGAAAGCGCTGAAGATCGATCCGGACTTGTCCAGCGCCACCGCTGAATTGACCCTCGATCCTCTGGCTGAAGAATATCTGGTCACCGGCACCCAGTTCTGGGTGGTCAAACCGTCGATTTCCCTGGCCGGCATCACCGGTCTGGAAGCGTTGGTCAAAGGTAACTACATCGCCGTGCGCCCAGGCGACAAGGGCGGCGCTCCGCAGCGTGAGTTCGAAGCCCGGCCGAAAGCGCCGCCGCTGGACCTCCGCTCACCGGGTCTGCACCTGGTGCTGTTCACCGACACGCTCGGCTCGATCGATGTTGGCAGCCCGATCCTCTACAAGCAGGTCAAGGTCGGTTCGGTGCAGAGCTATCAATTCTCCAAGACCCGGAAGCAACTGGTGATCGGCGTCCACATCGAGAAGGAATACGAAAACCTGGTCAACGCCTCGACCCGGTTCTGGAACGTCAGCGGTGTCACGTTGACCGGTGGCTTGACCGGCGGCATTCAGGTCAAGAGCGAGTCGTTGCAGACCCTGATGGCCGGCGGCATCGCCTTCGAAACGCCGCAAGCCAAGGCTCCGCTGCAGAAGCGCATTCCGCGCTTCCGTCTGTTCGCCAATCATGATGACGCGAATCAGAAGGGCGCGGTGGTCACCATCAAGGTCGACCGTGCCGACGGTTTGCGCAGCGGCACGCCGATTCGCTTCAAAGGCCTGGATGTGGGCAAGATCGAAAGCGTCGACCTGACCGATGACCTGCAATCGGTGATCCTCACCGCGCGCATCACAGAAGTGCCGGAGAAGATTGCTCGGGTCGGCAGTCAGTTCTGGGTGGTCAAACCGGAGTTGGGGCTGATCAAAACCTCGAACCTGGAAACCCTGGTGACCGGCCAATATCTCGAAGTGCAACCGGCGGCCAAGAACCTCGGCCCGCAGAAGAACTTCGTGGCGTTGGACAATCCGCCAGAGTTGGCCAAGCAGGAAGCAGGCTTGAGCCTGGTCTTGAGCGCCGCTCGTCGCGGTTCGCTCAAACCGGGTGTGCCAGTGACTTACCGCGAAATCACCGTGGGTAAAGTCACCGGTTATGAACTGGGACAGACTGCCGATCGGGTACTGGTGCACATCCTGATCGAGCCGAAGTACGTGCCACTGGTACGTAGCGGTAGCCGCTTCTGGAACACCAGCGGTGTCGGATTCGATATCGGCCTGTTCAAGGGCGTGACGGTACGCACTGAGTCTTTGGAGACAGCGATTCAGGGCGGTATCGCCTTCGCCACGCCGGACGGTGAGCGCATGGGCAACCCGGCTCGGGCTGAACAGACCTTCGCGCTGTTCGACAAGTTCGAAGACGAATGGCTGACCTGGGCGCCGAAAATCCCCCTCGGCAAATAA
- a CDS encoding paraquat-inducible protein A, translating to MRAIDAGILICAECHELNRQDTECDVQTCTRCGALVHARRPNSLARTWALLITAAIIYIPANVLPIMTVSSLGQGDPSTIMSGVIQLVQHGMIPIAAVVFIASILVPTFKLVGIALLLFSVQRRQPLSARQRIWMYRFIEFIGRWSMLDIFVIAILVAVVNFGRLASVEANLGAIAFASVVILTMLAAVTFDPRLIWDNTESDADHD from the coding sequence ATGCGGGCGATTGATGCAGGCATTCTGATCTGTGCTGAATGCCACGAACTGAACAGGCAGGATACCGAATGCGATGTTCAGACCTGCACCCGATGCGGTGCGCTGGTTCATGCAAGGCGTCCGAACAGTCTCGCCCGAACCTGGGCGTTGCTGATCACTGCGGCGATTATCTACATCCCGGCCAACGTACTGCCGATCATGACAGTCAGCTCTCTGGGCCAGGGTGATCCGAGCACGATCATGTCCGGTGTGATCCAGTTGGTGCAGCACGGCATGATTCCGATCGCTGCCGTGGTGTTCATCGCCAGTATCCTGGTGCCGACATTCAAACTGGTGGGTATCGCGCTGTTGCTGTTTTCGGTGCAGCGCCGCCAGCCCTTGTCCGCGCGCCAGCGGATCTGGATGTACCGTTTCATCGAGTTCATCGGCCGCTGGTCCATGCTCGATATTTTCGTGATCGCCATTCTGGTGGCGGTCGTCAACTTCGGCCGGCTTGCCAGCGTCGAAGCCAATCTTGGCGCCATCGCCTTCGCCAGTGTGGTGATTCTGACGATGCTCGCCGCTGTCACTTTCGATCCCCGACTGATTTGGGATAACACGGAGTCGGACGCCGACCATGACTGA